DNA from Triticum aestivum cultivar Chinese Spring chromosome 7D, IWGSC CS RefSeq v2.1, whole genome shotgun sequence:
AATAGAGaacaatgcaaaacaaaaaacatgcctTTGAATTGGAGCGGTATTCAGATATTTGGAGAATTCACAGGAAATGAAGGTCGGATTGTAATAATCGACTCTCGAGGCATGGTATGGCTTGATGACTTCCAGCGACTTCTTCAAAAGATCTACACCAAGCATCCATGTGACTTGGTCGACACCCACCTTAGACATGAGGACAATAGCACGACCATAAATGGTGAAGGTCGGGAAGCCTGGTGTAGTCTTCAGGTTTCTCACTCTGCATTTCTCAGTTCTACTATCCCACAGGTGAAGTAGCTGCAGAGCAAGTTGTGGTTCGGCTGATATGTCATCAACATGGAAATTGTACCCTTTTCTCCAATGGTTCCAAGAAATGCTCCTAAAGCCTGTTCGGATCTTCCAGCCATCAGGTGCACACTTAATTTTATCCTCCATAATGTCCTCTTCATGATACCTAAGGAGGTCATTATCACTGATGGTATCTAGGAAATCAAGATAGGCCGTCGTCTTGAAACTCCTCATGTTGATAAACTTAGACCATTTGAAACAATGTTCGATCTCGATGAAGTCGATGAAACCATTGGGGAAGCCGGTGACGTCCCGCACTGACCGCGCGTCATAATCGGCCAATGCTTGGCTTTCCGGGGGCTCGTCATAATCAGCCTTGGGCAGCGGCCTGGGCAGCGGGATGAAGCGGAGAACAGGATCCTTCTGAAGCACATCACAGACAACAATGCCGCGCCAGAGGTCGACCCATCCCACTGTTCCTTCTCCAAGAGAGATCACCTTGTGAGTTAGCTTTGGCAGGATACCGGGATGCTCCTTCAGCTGCACATGTTGGGTGCTCCACTCGTCTGTCACCGACGAGAAGATATGCAGGTTGTAGTGCCCAAGGTCCCGACCCAGGGAAAGATCGGCGACCAAAAAACTGCCATCCTCGCGGGATACGATGGCTGCATGCCATGAGTGCCTGTAGGTTGGAGGAGGACACGGGACCGATCTGATGGTGGGCTTGCTGGAGGCAGCCCTGTAGACGAAGTAGTCGTAGGTGCTCGATGTGCCAGTTCTGAAGGGAAAGCATAGGAGCGCGAGGTCATTGGCGGAGGAAATGACGCGGGGCTCCGTGATGCAACACTCTAGTACGTTGATTCCGGGAAAGTGGACGCAGAAGTAGGAGACGGCAGGCGGCCGGGCGAGACAAAAGGTGACCTCGAAGTTGTGGCCCGTGCTCGTCGTGGCCTTCACGGTGGTGGCGTTGATGGGGTGGGCGAAGTAGGCTCTGCTGTCGAGGAGGACCCAGGAGGGGTAGCGGGATGGGTTGGCGCTGGCGGGATCGACTGCAGGGGGGTGGAAGGAGGCGGGATCGACGGCGGGGGAGTCGACGGAGGCGGGATCGACGGCGGGGGAGTCGACGGAGGCGGGATCGACGTCGGGGAGGTCGACGGAGGGGGGATCGACGGAGGGGGCCGTGAAGGATTCCTCCATGGCCGCGGATCCAACAAGGATTTGGGAACTAGGGTTACCTCTCAGCAAAGGGGGCGGCGGCGAGTGTTTGGGAACCAGGGTTACCTCTCAATAGAGAGGGGACGGCAAGCGATTTTTCACTTTCGTAGGGACAGCGGCGTGCGGGCAGAGTCTTCCGTCTTGCGTCTTCCCGGGCCTGGGCCTGGGCCGTGGCAGCCAGACTATCCACGTTCACGTTATTTTTTTTCTTCAACTTTTTTTTACGGGGACGATCTTCCACTTCTAGTACCACTAGTAAGCTGACGTCTTGACTAACATTACAAACATATGTGAGAATTAACAACCCCTCGAAGAAAATGTGAGAATTAACATACAAAGAAAGATATTTTGATTGAACTAATAATACAAGTACATTACTGTTGATTTTCCTCAAAAACTTGGACACTTACAGTTTTTCGTCAAAACCAAAAAATGGGCTGAAAATGTTATTTGACGGTATGTTTATTTATGTTTGGCAAAAATGTATGAAACTTCCCTGGTATGATAAGTATACTAGTGTTGATTTTATAatatatatacacaggttgacacccggcgGCTCACGGAGTCCTGGCCAGCTCATAcacaacatgtccggctcggtgactagctACGCTTACCTTACaaaacaagtcatacatatatagCGGTTCATCCCCTTgagcctcaagtcgcctctgggtcttgggccgtcaacggGCCTGCATGAtccgccatcttcattgataagtTGCCAGTGGTAtggcccggcccctcctgggcagttcatacccaatagttatatccccaacattaggccccaggttgatttgaacttgttcatatcaatcttcaatacctgacttgtcaaaatcttgcatcgcctttgtttgataaaccttgctataaaccgccatgacgtcagctcGCAGAACTTTCTTAAACCATCATGACGTCATTCTACATTAATTTCACACGAGGCTTAGAACATCTTTAACCGATCCTTATCTTAATGAGCATCCCGAAAACCGAGGCGTCCATATAGCCATATGATGATTttagcctcctcgattcccgcgcatgccttgtatccacccccttataaataggggcagTGGGTCTTTATCATTTTCCCCCTCGTTTCCTCCTTCGTCTTCCTCCTTCATACGGCCGCACCAGtgctcgagctctgccgccacGACCTCCAACCGCCACATCAACGCAGGCCGCCGTATCAACCTGATCGGACCAGAGAACTCCGGCGAGCCACTGCTACTCCTCATCACCCGTAATCGCACCTCCCCCCTTTATCTCAGATCTGTATTAGGGTTCAGGCCGTTCGTCGGTGTTCTTGCCGTTCTTGCGTTGTTTCCGTCAACTCCGATAGCTTTCAATCTGGATAGGCCATAGGTCTTGTGCGGAAGTGGTTTGAACATCATTTCCATCATTAAAACAACATCTCTCCATAGAAGATCTCATCAGAGTATCCAAACTTTTCCACTGCCGCCACCTTAGGCTAGAATTTTACTGCTTTTCTGAACTGTGGTAGATCCAAAACTATTGCTCCAGTTTGCGAAGTCTGTTTATCCAATCACTTAGCAAAATCTGAAGTACCATAACTGTCACGGTGACTTATACTGTAAACCGTGATCCGCCATACGCCTCATAACTTTCATGACCCAACACTGCTTCTCTGGTTTAACCATGCTTTCCTCCTGATAACTTGATTTTGCAAAATATATCTTGACTTTTAGGCTCTGTCCGGTTTAACAACAGAATCCTtaatccggtaggtaccattagtccccatTTAAGCTGCCAATACTTCAATGTTCATCCCCCGGCTTAATCTATTAACTGTTCATAGCATTTTATCTTTGAATCAATGGTCCGGTTTAATAGCATGACCTTAAGCCGGTAATGTTTCCTTCGTTTAGGACTTTGCTCTTCAAGATGGTCAAGACTGTCATTGCCTGCAACTGGGTCGTTTCCCGGGTTACAGAGGAAGACCTAAAAGAATATGTCCAGACTGGCGTCTTAGCCAAGAAAGAagtcatccattggagggtcccaggcAATGAGACTCGTCCTGAGCCCAAGGACGGCGaagtcattgtttttactgatcatgtAAACCTGAGCTTCAGCCCTCCTGGTTCAAAATTCTTCCGCGATGTGCTGCATTTCTTCAAACTTCATCCACAAGATATCGGCCCAAACACCGTCTCAAACAtctccaactttcaagtgttctgcgaggtgtaccttcaacaggagcccacCGTAGAACTATTCAGGGAGTTCTACTACTCGAACCGGCAGAATGAATTCATCAACGGGCCTAGCCTCGAACTAGGCGGCATATCCATACAACACCGGAAAGAGGCCACCTTCCTAGCTGCTACTCTTCCCAGTcgccccaaagactggaaccagacttggttttgtTGCCAAGATACTTCGCCAGAAGGAGAAAATCCCTTACCGGGTTACCGTGCCAGCCGGCTTAGCAGCAGACATCATCTTTCGGATCATATCAGTACAACAGAACGGAAGAAATATGTGTCGGTTTATGCAAAGatccgggcctttatggccaacggcctAACCGAAATTGATCTAGTTCAACGCTGGGTCACCTGGAGAGTCTTGCCTCTAAGCCGCcgacccggtttaatgtgtgagtacaccggcgAGCTAACAGATCCTTAGCACCATTGTCAGGTCGAAATAACTGAGGAAGAcatcaataacatgaccaagactcTATTGAATGAGAGCTTGGAAGATTGCAGTCAATTCGAACTGAGTCCTTTCTGTACCCTGAATAAGCCGCCAACTGTAAGTTTTGAATCAAGCTCTTACTTAACTCATATCTTGATTTATATTGTTTGCTCATACTCACTGAAACGTTTACAAGCCGATTCACCCTTTTGGACCAAGAAGCTTCAGGAGAAACCAAAGAAAACCGAGGCGAAGAGCAAGGCTAAGAAGCCTGCTAAGAAGAAAACCAACACCGTCGAGTTATTTAACTTggacgacaaagatgatgatgatgagtcggaggtagaacttgattcccttggtttgctttttgtacatcttattgacaatgaccattatcaggatgatgcggaagccagccgtgcagatgatgacgaggtaactatcctttcctccggctcagaacctctgccaacacagaaaactcgacaagcaagccggaaagtaagattttctcaccctttagcttacttggatcccaactttcttttgaagaagcagcaacatgaagctcgccgcacaactcggcaTAGCGGCGGTGGAATCttgtcctccggcttaccaaacaccccaGCACCTCGCAAACGTCGACTGGAGGTTTCAAAAATTTCTGACTTAGATTATCCCAAGGCAGGTctttttcgtcaacctcttaatccatctgattcaaattatcagggaacatctcattcctcctccggcgactcaatgggAACTCAAATCCCAGCCTTCAAGACTGTGCCTGGGTAGGAATATATTTAACCATTCAAAACTTCATGCCTGATTGATATGCTAACATCTTTGTGTTTTATTTTCCAGTGGTATGGCCAAGCCCAGCAAAAAGGAAAAACTGAACAAGCCGGCTGATGACTCTAACCCTTCTGAGCCGGAAAAACAACAACCAGAAGCCTCTCATCCAATTGCTGAGGCCACCATTAATGACCCGCCACCAGAAGACCATGAAGTCTCCATAGACCATATGGATGTTGAGCCGGCCATTTCTAAGCCGCCAAGCCCAGTTAAGCTCGCTGAAGAGAAGACTGACGACGTCGTCGTCACCGGGTTTGGTTACACAGCACCGGGTAACCCCACTGTCTTATCCAAGCACAGCGCCAAGGAAGAAATTTctgctgatgataaaggcaagtggaaggtagacttAGAGAGCTACGCCCAGTTCAGTACCCAAGAGATCCACTCTGGTTATTTGAACCGTCTATACACCagccgtgattttgaagccggcttagtcaatttgatgaaggaacgctatgaggtaatccAATCACTATTTCTCTTCATAATTATATGTCTATCTGCCGCCAAGTCTATAGGATATGATAGGATTGACTATGCTGTAGACTTTCCAATTGCcataaagaattgaacatcatcactagtagcccccaagggccggcttaaaccaTCAAATTAAGCCGGGACTTTAAGTAGCAGTAATGAACGGCGCATCCGTAACCCCCAAGGGTCGATTTAACTAacatagttaaaccgggacttaccAACATTGATAAATCAACACTTCAATATGTAACCTTGGTAAACCGGATCATATCATTGCACCCGATTCATCGGATAAATTCATCTTTGAaaagagcaataggcattagcccccaagtgccaaggaaaatagttgtattgtgcttgggacttcgaaAAGTTATGAAgagcaatagacattagcccccaagtgccaaggaaaatacttgaattatgcttgggacttcaaaaataATCATGATCATAATACCTTCCATGCCTTCTTATGTCACAGGCTGAACTGATTGAGAAGGATTTGCAACTCAATGATCTAAAGGCCAACATTAAAACTCAGCAATCTGAGACATCCAAGACCAAGTCGGAACTGAAGACTGCTTTAGAAACATTGAACAGCTTAAGCAAAACTTCAATAGTGATAAAAACGGCTGGGAGATCGAAAAGGCGGCTCTATTGAAGAGAGCAGAGGATGCTGAAGCCGCACTTAAACCGGTGACTGACGAGTTGTCCGGCTTAAGGCAGCAGATCAATAACATGTtgtcagccatctttggtaagtaggAAACATGACTCCTTTGCATCTCAATAAACATATTATAAACATCTGTCGGCTTATCAATAAATTTATTGATACAGGTTCTCAGAGCGCCAAGTTGGGCTTAGATATGCGCATCAGGCTTAAAGCTGTGTACACTCTTGTAGAACAGTTATATACTGGCACCCAACGTACCATTGCTGCTGCTATGCACAAGAAATCTCCACCCACTCTCATTAAAGATACATTGGAGAGGTTATCAGTGCTGCCCCAAAGGATTGATGAGTTAAAGCGAGCATCTGCCAGAGCCGGCGTGTTGACTGCTTTAAGCCGGGCAAAGGCGTGGCAAGCAGATCTGGATCCAGAAGATTTGGCCAATGGTTGCACAAGTGTCAAAGAGGACGGATCTGCCTTCAGTGTTGATGACTTTGCAGAAATAGCAAGAGCAGTGCGCCCATTAGCAAGTAAGTTGGCTGAAGAAACCAATCTATCCACataccaggcggcttatgatgcTGAGAACAAGAAAGTGAAGGCGCCGGTTCATCAGGAGACGGATCTCATCCCGCcgattcgtaagcataccttcgctcctgatacgtctccatcgtatttacttttccaaacactttttcccttgttttggactctaacttgtatgatttgaatggaactaacccgaactgacgctgttttcagcagaattgccatggtgttatttttgtgcagaaataacagttctcggaatgacctgaaacttcacggagaatatttttggaatttataaaaaatactggtgaaagaatcaagaccagggggcccacaccttgtccacgagggtgggggcgcgccccctgccttgtgggccccctggtgctccaccgacctcaactccaactctatatattcacgttcggggagaaaaaaatcagagagaaggattcatcacgttttacgatacggagccgccgccaagccctaatctctcttaggagggctgatctggagtccgtttggggcttcggagaggggaatccatcgccgtcgtcatcatcaaccttcctccatcaccaatttcatgatgctcaccgccgtgcgtgagtaattccatcgtagcactagtagaaaaatagcctaatgtgaagctcattaatcccggtttgtaattgaaccggcactaatgtgaccattagtgccggttcaaacggctaggcgggcggcgctcattagtaccggttcgtggcgaacctttagtaccggttcgtgccacgaaccggtactaaagagctagtggcctttagtacgggttggtggctccaaccggtactaaagacccccctctTTAGTAcgggtttgtgccaccaaccggtactaaaggggtgcgctgccacccgcagtgcacaatgtttagtcccacctcgctagttgagaggagctcgcaccggtttataagccccgccgcggctaccgtgtcgagctcctctctaagcaggcctttgtgggcctattgcaagtcttctgccctgtggggcctactgggccgtacgggcctgcatcctggcccaactagaggttgggtttctaggCGTATGCAGGCCGTGCCGGCCCAATATGTgggctgtttttgctttatttcaaaaaaaaatcaaaacaacaaatcctttagtcccagttggtgttaccaaccgggactaaaggtcccctagACCACTGCGctcctcgtgccacgtggtggccctttagtgacggttcgtgttgaaccggtactaaagggttggggggctttagtctccacactttaatgccggttgcagaaccggcactaaagggccttacgaaccggtgctaaagcccggttttgcactagtgtaggcttgctggacggtgatgagttggatgagatttatcatgtaatcgagttagttttgttagggtttgatccctagtatccattatgttctgagattgatgttgctatgactttgctatgcttaatgcttgtcactagggcctgagtgccatgaattcagatctgaacctattatgttttcatgaatatatgtgagttcttgatcttatcttgcaagtcattagtcacctactatgtgttatgatccgacaaccccgaagtgacaataatcgggaccactctgggtgatgaccgtagtttgaggagttcatgtattcactatgtgttaatgctttggtcaggtactctattaaaaggaggccttaatatcccttagtttccaataggaccccgctgccacgggagggtaggatagaagatgtcatgcaagttcttttccataagcacatatgactatattcggaatacatgcctacattacattgatgaacatgagctagttatgtgtcaccctatgttataactattgcatgaggaatcgcatccgacataattatccatcactgatccaatgcctacgagcttttcacatattgctctttgcttagttactttgccattgctactgttacgattactacaaaactgctactgttacttttgccactgttaccgttacttccatactactttgctactaaatactttgctgtagatattaacttatccaggtgtggttgaattgacaactcaactgataatacttgagaatattctttgcctccccttgtgtcgaaataataaatttgggttgaatactctgttgggtttcgtagtaatttcaaaaaatttcctacgctcacacaggatcatggtgatgtatagcaacgagagggagagtgtgtccacgtaccctcgtagaccgaaagcgaaagcgttatgacaacgcggtcgatgtagtcgtacttgacgatccgaccgatcaacagttgatgtagttgtacgtcttcacgatccgaccgatcaagcaccgaacgtacggcacctccgagttcagcacacgttcagctcgatgacgtccctcgaactccgatccagccgagtgttgagggagagtttcgtcagcacaacggcgtggtgacgatgttgacgttctaccgacgcagggcttcgcctaagcaccgctacagtattatcgaggtgtaatttggtgtaggggggcgccgcacacggctaagagatcaaatcAATCGTATGTGTGGcgccccctgcctctgtatataaaggagccaagggggaggtggccggcccaagggggaggcgccaggaggagtcctactcccaccgggagtaggactcccccctctcctagttggattaggattggagggggggggaaagagagaaggaaggggccggcccccctttgcccctaaaccaattcggtttgggctagggggggcgcacccttgctcccctctcttcccactaaggcccactaaggcccaacagcctcccggggggttccggtaacctcccggtactccggtaaaatcccgatttcacccggaacacttccgatatccaaacataggcttccaatatatcaatcttcatgtctcgaccatttcgagactcctcgtcatgtccgtgatcacatccgggactccgaacaaccttcggtacatcaaactcataaactcataatataaccgtcatcgaaaccttaagcgtgcggaccctacgggttcgagaactatgtagacatgaccgagacacttctccagtcaataaccaatagtggaacctggatgttcatattggctcccacatattctacgaagatctttatcggtcaaaccgcataacaacatacgttgttccctttgtcatcggtatgttacttgcccgagattcgatcgtcggtatctcaatacctagttcaatctcgttaccggcaagtctctttactcgttccgtaatacatcatcccgcaactaactcattagttgcaatgcttgcaaggcttatagtgatgtgcattaccgagagggcccagagatacctctccgacaatcggagtgacaaatcctaatctcgaaatacgccaacccaacaagtacctttggagacacctgtagagcacctttataatcacccatttacgttgtgacgtttggtagcacacaaagtgttcctccggtaaacgggagttgcataatctcatagtcataggaacatgtataagtcatgaagaaagcaatagcagaatactaaacgatcgtgtgctaagctatcggaatgggtcaagtcaatcacgtcattctcctaatgaggtgatcccgttaatcaaatgacaactcatgtctatggctaggaaacataaccatctttgatcaacgagctagtcaagtagaggcatactagtgacatactgtttgtctatgtattcacacaagtattatgtttccggttaatacaattctagcatgaataataaacatttatcatgatataaggaaataaataataactttattattgcctctagggcatatttccttcagtctcccacttgcactagagtcaataatctagattacactgtaatgattctaacacccatggagccttggtgctgatcatgttttgctcgtggaagaggcttagtcaacgggtctgcaacattcagatccgtatgtatcttgcaaatttctatgtctcccacctggacttggtccctgatggagttgaagcgtctcttgatgtgtttggtccttttgtgaaatctggattccttcgccaaggcaattgcaccagtattgtcacaaaagattttcattggacccgatgcactaggtatgacacctagatcggatatgaactccttcatccagactccttcatttgctgcttccgaagcagctatgtactccgcttcacatgtagatcccgccacgacgctttgtttagaacttgtccaactgacagctccaccgttcaatataaacacgtatccggtctgcgatttagaatcgtccggatcagtgtcaaagcttgcatcgacgtaaccgcttacgacgagttctttgtcacctccataaatgagaaacatatccttagtccttttcaggtattttaggatgttcctgaccgctgtccagtgatccactcctggattactttggtacctccctgctaaactaatagcaaggcacacatcaggtctggtacacagcattgcatacatgatagagcctatggctgaagcatagggaacatctttcatcttctctctatcttctgcagtggtcgggcattgagtcttactcaacttcacactctgcaacacaggcaagaaccctttcttcgcctgatccattttgaacttcttcaaaactttgtccaggtatgtgctttgtgaaagtccaatcaagcgtcttgatctatctctatagatcttaatgcccaatatataagcagcttcaccgaggtctttcattgaaaaactcttattcaaatatccctttatgctatccagaaattctatattatttccgatcaacaatatgtcatccacatataatatcagaaatgctacagagctcccactcactttcttgtaaatacaggcttctccaaaagtctgtataaacccatatgctttgatcacactatcaaaacgtttattccaactccgagaggcttgcaccagtccataaatggatcgctggagcttgcacactttgttagctccctttggatcgataaaaccttccggttgcatcatatacaactcctcttccagaaacccattcaggaatgcagtttttacatccatttgccaaatttcataatcataaaatgcggcaattgctaacatgattcggacagacttaagcatcgctacgggtgagaaagtctcatcgtagtcaatcccttgaacttgtcgaaacccttttgcaacaagtcgagctttgtagacagtaacattaccgtcagcgtcagtcttcttcttaaagatccatttattctcaattgcttgccgatcaccgggaaagtcaaccaaagttcacactttgttctcatacaaggatcccatctctgatttcatggcctcaagccattttgcggaatctgggctcaccatcgcttcttcatagttcgtaggttcgtcatggtctagtaacataacttccaaaacaggattaccgtaccactctggtgcggatctcgctctggttgatctacgaggttcagtagttacttgatctgaagtttcatgatcatcatcattaacttcctcactaattggtgtaggagtcacaggaacagatttctgtgatgaactaccttccaacaATGGAggagatacagttatctcatcaagttctactttcctcccactcacttctttcgagagaaactccttctctagaaaggatccaaatttagcaacaaaagtcttgccttcggatctgtgatagaaggtgtacccaacagtctcttttgggtatcctatgaagacacatttctccgatttgggttcgagcttatcaggttgaagctttttcacataagcatcgcagccccaaactttaaggaacgacaactttggtttcttgccaaaccacagttcataaggcgtcgtctcaacggatttagatggtgccctatttaacgtgaatgcagcagtctctagagcatagccccaaaacgatagcggtaaatcagtaagagacatcatagatcgcaccatatctagtaaagtacgattacg
Protein-coding regions in this window:
- the LOC123164464 gene encoding uncharacterized protein isoform X3 codes for the protein MEESFTAPSVDPPSVDLPDVDPASVDSPAVDPASVDSPAVDPASFHPPAVDPASANPSRYPSWVLLDSRAYFAHPINATTVKATTSTGHNFEVTFCLARPPAVSYFCVHFPGINVLECCITEPRVISSANDLALLCFPFRTGTSSTYDYFVYRAASSKPTIRSVPCPPPTYRHSWHAAIVSREDGSFLVADLSLGRDLGHYNLHIFSSVTDEWSTQHVQLKEHPGILPKLTHKVISLGEGTVGWVDLWRGIVVCDVLQKDPVLRFIPLPRPLPKADYDEPPESQALADYDARSVRDVTGFPNGFIDFIEIEHCFKWSKFINMRSFKTTAYLDFLDTISDNDLLRYHEEDIMEDKIKCAPDGWKIRTGFRSISWNHWRKGYNFHVDDISAEPQLALQLLHLWDSRTEKCRVRNLKTTPGFPTFTIYGRAIVLMSKVGVDQVTWMLGVDLLKKSLEVIKPYHASRVDYYNPTFISCEFSKYLNTAPIQRLYDEQVAAESAQNEEVAAESAQNGVPNDQLPLGDTVPKQCATPAIQVEWGVFPLGLLMNMVLANTKTTISSYPV
- the LOC123164464 gene encoding uncharacterized protein isoform X2 encodes the protein MEESFTAPSVDPPSVDLPDVDPASVDSPAVDPASVDSPAVDPASFHPPAVDPASANPSRYPSWVLLDSRAYFAHPINATTVKATTSTGHNFEVTFCLARPPAVSYFCVHFPGINVLECCITEPRVISSANDLALLCFPFRTGTSSTYDYFVYRAASSKPTIRSVPCPPPTYRHSWHAAIVSREDGSFLVADLSLGRDLGHYNLHIFSSVTDEWSTQHVQLKEHPGILPKLTHKVISLGEGTVGWVDLWRGIVVCDVLQKDPVLRFIPLPRPLPKADYDEPPESQALADYDARSVRDVTGFPNGFIDFIEIEHCFKWSKFINMRSFKTTAYLDFLDTISDNDLLRYHEEDIMEDKIKCAPDGWKIRTGFRSISWNHWRKGYNFHVDDISAEPQLALQLLHLWDSRTEKCRVRNLKTTPGFPTFTIYGRAIVLMSKVGVDQVTWMLGVDLLKKSLEVIKPYHASRVDYYNPTFISCEFSKYLNTAPIQRLYDEQVAAESAQNEEVAAESAQNGVPNDQLPLGDTVPKQCVPSSEMCKLTMVPPLMPPRPVQLAQPLRSKVTVDE
- the LOC123164464 gene encoding uncharacterized protein isoform X1; this translates as MEESFTAPSVDPPSVDLPDVDPASVDSPAVDPASVDSPAVDPASFHPPAVDPASANPSRYPSWVLLDSRAYFAHPINATTVKATTSTGHNFEVTFCLARPPAVSYFCVHFPGINVLECCITEPRVISSANDLALLCFPFRTGTSSTYDYFVYRAASSKPTIRSVPCPPPTYRHSWHAAIVSREDGSFLVADLSLGRDLGHYNLHIFSSVTDEWSTQHVQLKEHPGILPKLTHKVISLGEGTVGWVDLWRGIVVCDVLQKDPVLRFIPLPRPLPKADYDEPPESQALADYDARSVRDVTGFPNGFIDFIEIEHCFKWSKFINMRSFKTTAYLDFLDTISDNDLLRYHEEDIMEDKIKCAPDGWKIRTGFRSISWNHWRKGYNFHVDDISAEPQLALQLLHLWDSRTEKCRVRNLKTTPGFPTFTIYGRAIVLMSKVGVDQVTWMLGVDLLKKSLEVIKPYHASRVDYYNPTFISCEFSKYLNTAPIQRLYDEQVAAESAQNEEVAAESAQNGVPNDQLPLGDTVPKQCGEPLYSNPSNTSGMGGVPIRTSNEYGFGEHQDDYQQLPSLTQTGQHTSSSTSTQLVPSSEMCKLTMVPPLMPPRPVQLAQPLRSKVTVDE